ATTTAGTAAACTTGATTTACCCGCATTTGGACGACCGGCAATCACCACTTTCATTCCTTCACGCAAAATCGAGCCTTGTTTTGCTTCGCTACGGACTAAATCAAGTTGATCAATAATTTCTCGTAATTTTGCTTCGATTTTACCGTCTGCCAAAAAGTCAATTTCTTCATCGGGGAAATCAATCGACGCTTCCACATAAGTACGCAGATAAATCACGGAATCCACTAACTGATTCACTTTATTAGAAAACTCACCTTGTAATGATTTTAATGCTGAACGAGCAGCTTGCTCCGAAGTGGCATCAATTAAATCCGCGATCGCTTCTGCTTGAGCTAAATCTAATTTATCGTTTAAAAAAGCCTGTTCAGAAAATTCACCTGGACGTGCAAGACGAACACCATCAAGTTGTAAAATTCGTTTTAGCAACAAATCTAATACCACTTGTCCGCCATGACCTTGCAATTCCAATACATCTTCACCGGTAAAGGAATTCGGCGATTTAAAATAAAGCGCAATGCCTTGATCTAATACTGTGCCGTCAGCATCTTTAAAAGGTAAATAATCTGCCATTCTTGGTTTAGGACATTTACCTAGTACCGCTTGTGCAACCTCAACCGCTTTCGGACCGGATACACGCAAAATACCAATACCGCCACGTCCTGGCGCTGTCGCTTGTGCGACGATTGTTTCTTTCATAAAAACTCACTAAAAATTGACCGCGCTTTTATCTGCGATTAAAAAATGAGAGGGCGCATTAATACGCCCATGAGATTATATATCAATCAATGATAGAAAAAAGGCATCTTTCGATGCCTTCTATCTGCTATTTTTTACGGGTATGTAACCCTTTTTTCTCTAAACCACGGTAGATCATTTGTTGTTGTACAATAGTGATTAAGTTAGATACTAACCAGTAAAGTACGAGACCTGCCGGGAACCAGAGGAAGAAGAACATGAAGATCAACGGCATGAAGTTCATCACTTTTTGTTGCATTGGATCTGCAACTGGCGTCGGTGAC
This is a stretch of genomic DNA from Haemophilus parainfluenzae. It encodes these proteins:
- the mnmE gene encoding tRNA uridine-5-carboxymethylaminomethyl(34) synthesis GTPase MnmE, whose amino-acid sequence is MKETIVAQATAPGRGGIGILRVSGPKAVEVAQAVLGKCPKPRMADYLPFKDADGTVLDQGIALYFKSPNSFTGEDVLELQGHGGQVVLDLLLKRILQLDGVRLARPGEFSEQAFLNDKLDLAQAEAIADLIDATSEQAARSALKSLQGEFSNKVNQLVDSVIYLRTYVEASIDFPDEEIDFLADGKIEAKLREIIDQLDLVRSEAKQGSILREGMKVVIAGRPNAGKSSLLNALAGREAAIVTDIAGTTRDVLREHIHIDGMPLHIIDTAGLREATDEVERIGISRAWTEIEQADRIILMLDSSDPDSQNIEKVRSEFLSKLPNNMPVTIVRNKVDLSGEAVGLKEENGTTTVCLSAQTHQGVDLLREHLKQVMGFQTGMEGGFLARRRHLDALEKAAEHLQIGLVQLTEFHAGELLAEELRLVQANLSEITGQFTSDDLLGNIFSSFCIGK